Proteins from a genomic interval of Arachis hypogaea cultivar Tifrunner chromosome 10, arahy.Tifrunner.gnm2.J5K5, whole genome shotgun sequence:
- the LOC112715654 gene encoding GTPase ERA-like, chloroplastic isoform X1: MEKLSLQQLYTLPTTTSTLPIPQFLFPLFTAPTPFPTELHSQRCCRTTMHRPFEAFPKRQDRACVSKQTQAEAEAEEESSYSDDDLSFLSLSEKPDRNMALLDDYEADELDLDFGPNHRSGYVALLGKPNVGKSTLANQMIGQKLSIVTDKPQTTRHRILCICSGSDYQMVLYDTPGVLQKEMHKLDSMMMKNVRSAVVNADCVLVLVDACKAPEKIDEVLEDGIGDLEEKPPTLLILNKKDLIKPGEVAKKLEWYEKFTDVDEVIPVSAKYGHGVEDVRDWILSKLPNGPAYYPKDIVSEHPERFFVAEIVREKIFMQYRNEIPYACQVNVVSYKTRPTAKDFIQVEILVEKNSQKIIVIGREGKALKLLATAARLDIEDFLQKKVYLEIEVKVKENWRQDEGLLNHYGYGGQIRVI; the protein is encoded by the exons ATGGAGAAACTGTCCTTGCAGCAGCTATACACACTTCCAACTACAACCTCAACTCTTCCCATTCCGCAATTCCTCTTCCCCTTATTCACAGCCCCAACTCCCTTCCCAACCGAATTACACTCCCAAAGATGTTGCAGAACCACCATGCATCGTCCATTTGAAGCGTTCCCCAAGAGACAAGACCGTGCTTGCGTCAGCAAACAAAcacaagcagaagcagaagcagaggaAGAATCTTCTTATTCAGATGATGATCTGTCCTTCTTGTCCCTCAGCGAGAAGCCTGATAGGAACATGGCCTTGCTTGACGATTATGAGGCCGACGAGCTCGACTTGGATTTTGGCCCCAATCACCGAAGCG GATATGTGGCTTTACTTGGCAAGCCAAATGTTGGGAAGAGTACACTGGCAAACCAAATGATTGGCCAAAAGCTCTCAATAGTTACAGATAAACCTCAGACAACCAGGCATCGAATTCTCTGTATATGTTCTGGCTCAGATTATCAG ATGGTACTTTATGACACACCTGGCGTCTTACAGAAGGAAATGCACAAATTAgactcaatgatgatgaaaaatgttCGCAGTGCTGTGGTAAATGCTGACTGTGTGTTGGTCCTTGTTGATGCATGTAAAGCGCCTGAAAAA ATTGATGAAGTGTTGGAAGATGGAATAGGAGACCTTGAAGAAAAGCCTCCAACTCTATTGATTCTGAACAAGAAGGATCTTATCAAACCTGGTGAAGTTGCAAAGAAACTGGAG TGGTATGAGAAATTTACCGATGTtgatgaggtgattccagttagTGCCAAATATGGTCATGGGGTTGAAGATGTCAGGGACTGGATACTGTCAAAGCTTCCCAATGGACCAGCTTATTATCCAAAG GACATTGTCAGTGAGCATCCAGAAAGATTTTTTGTGGCTGAAATTGTTAGAGAAAAGATTTTTATGCAGTATCGAAATGAGATTCCGTACGCATGCCAG GTAAACGTTGTAAGCTATAAGACTCGGCCAACTGCAAAGGATTTCATACAAGTGGAGATTTTGGTTGAGAAAAACTCTCAGAAGATAATTGTTATTGGAAGA GAAGGAAAGGCTTTGAAACTGCTTGCAACAGCTGCTCGCCTTGACATAGAAGATTTTCTACAGAAGAAAGTTTATCTTGAG ATTGAAGTGAAAGTCAAAGAAAATTGGCGACAAGATGAAGGACTTCTTAATCATTATGGTTATGGGGGTCAGATACGTGTTATATGA
- the LOC112715654 gene encoding GTPase ERA-like, chloroplastic isoform X2: protein MMICPSCPSARSLIGTWPCLTIMRPTSSTWILAPITEAVNAGYVALLGKPNVGKSTLANQMIGQKLSIVTDKPQTTRHRILCICSGSDYQMVLYDTPGVLQKEMHKLDSMMMKNVRSAVVNADCVLVLVDACKAPEKIDEVLEDGIGDLEEKPPTLLILNKKDLIKPGEVAKKLEWYEKFTDVDEVIPVSAKYGHGVEDVRDWILSKLPNGPAYYPKDIVSEHPERFFVAEIVREKIFMQYRNEIPYACQVNVVSYKTRPTAKDFIQVEILVEKNSQKIIVIGREGKALKLLATAARLDIEDFLQKKVYLEIEVKVKENWRQDEGLLNHYGYGGQIRVI from the exons ATGATGATCTGTCCTTCTTGTCCCTCAGCGAGAAGCCTGATAGGAACATGGCCTTGCTTGACGATTATGAGGCCGACGAGCTCGACTTGGATTTTGGCCCCAATCACCGAAGCG GTAAATGCAGGATATGTGGCTTTACTTGGCAAGCCAAATGTTGGGAAGAGTACACTGGCAAACCAAATGATTGGCCAAAAGCTCTCAATAGTTACAGATAAACCTCAGACAACCAGGCATCGAATTCTCTGTATATGTTCTGGCTCAGATTATCAG ATGGTACTTTATGACACACCTGGCGTCTTACAGAAGGAAATGCACAAATTAgactcaatgatgatgaaaaatgttCGCAGTGCTGTGGTAAATGCTGACTGTGTGTTGGTCCTTGTTGATGCATGTAAAGCGCCTGAAAAA ATTGATGAAGTGTTGGAAGATGGAATAGGAGACCTTGAAGAAAAGCCTCCAACTCTATTGATTCTGAACAAGAAGGATCTTATCAAACCTGGTGAAGTTGCAAAGAAACTGGAG TGGTATGAGAAATTTACCGATGTtgatgaggtgattccagttagTGCCAAATATGGTCATGGGGTTGAAGATGTCAGGGACTGGATACTGTCAAAGCTTCCCAATGGACCAGCTTATTATCCAAAG GACATTGTCAGTGAGCATCCAGAAAGATTTTTTGTGGCTGAAATTGTTAGAGAAAAGATTTTTATGCAGTATCGAAATGAGATTCCGTACGCATGCCAG GTAAACGTTGTAAGCTATAAGACTCGGCCAACTGCAAAGGATTTCATACAAGTGGAGATTTTGGTTGAGAAAAACTCTCAGAAGATAATTGTTATTGGAAGA GAAGGAAAGGCTTTGAAACTGCTTGCAACAGCTGCTCGCCTTGACATAGAAGATTTTCTACAGAAGAAAGTTTATCTTGAG ATTGAAGTGAAAGTCAAAGAAAATTGGCGACAAGATGAAGGACTTCTTAATCATTATGGTTATGGGGGTCAGATACGTGTTATATGA
- the LOC112715654 gene encoding GTPase ERA-like, chloroplastic isoform X3 — MMICPSCPSARSLIGTWPCLTIMRPTSSTWILAPITEAVLWTVEFRVGFKVNAGYVALLGKPNVGKSTLANQMIGQKLSIVTDKPQTTRHRILCICSGSDYQMVLYDTPGVLQKEMHKLDSMMMKNVRSAVVNADCVLVLVDACKAPEKIDEVLEDGIGDLEEKPPTLLILNKKDLIKPGEVAKKLEWYEKFTDVDEVIPVSAKYGHGVEDVRDWILSKLPNGPAYYPKDIVSEHPERFFVAEIVREKIFMQYRNEIPYACQVNVVSYKTRPTAKDFIQVEILVEKNSQKIIVIGREGKALKLLATAARLDIEDFLQKKVYLEIEVKVKENWRQDEGLLNHYGYGGQIRVI; from the exons ATGATGATCTGTCCTTCTTGTCCCTCAGCGAGAAGCCTGATAGGAACATGGCCTTGCTTGACGATTATGAGGCCGACGAGCTCGACTTGGATTTTGGCCCCAATCACCGAAGCG GTCCTATGGACAGTTGAATTTAGGGTGGGTTTTAAG GTAAATGCAGGATATGTGGCTTTACTTGGCAAGCCAAATGTTGGGAAGAGTACACTGGCAAACCAAATGATTGGCCAAAAGCTCTCAATAGTTACAGATAAACCTCAGACAACCAGGCATCGAATTCTCTGTATATGTTCTGGCTCAGATTATCAG ATGGTACTTTATGACACACCTGGCGTCTTACAGAAGGAAATGCACAAATTAgactcaatgatgatgaaaaatgttCGCAGTGCTGTGGTAAATGCTGACTGTGTGTTGGTCCTTGTTGATGCATGTAAAGCGCCTGAAAAA ATTGATGAAGTGTTGGAAGATGGAATAGGAGACCTTGAAGAAAAGCCTCCAACTCTATTGATTCTGAACAAGAAGGATCTTATCAAACCTGGTGAAGTTGCAAAGAAACTGGAG TGGTATGAGAAATTTACCGATGTtgatgaggtgattccagttagTGCCAAATATGGTCATGGGGTTGAAGATGTCAGGGACTGGATACTGTCAAAGCTTCCCAATGGACCAGCTTATTATCCAAAG GACATTGTCAGTGAGCATCCAGAAAGATTTTTTGTGGCTGAAATTGTTAGAGAAAAGATTTTTATGCAGTATCGAAATGAGATTCCGTACGCATGCCAG GTAAACGTTGTAAGCTATAAGACTCGGCCAACTGCAAAGGATTTCATACAAGTGGAGATTTTGGTTGAGAAAAACTCTCAGAAGATAATTGTTATTGGAAGA GAAGGAAAGGCTTTGAAACTGCTTGCAACAGCTGCTCGCCTTGACATAGAAGATTTTCTACAGAAGAAAGTTTATCTTGAG ATTGAAGTGAAAGTCAAAGAAAATTGGCGACAAGATGAAGGACTTCTTAATCATTATGGTTATGGGGGTCAGATACGTGTTATATGA